From Harpia harpyja isolate bHarHar1 chromosome 19, bHarHar1 primary haplotype, whole genome shotgun sequence, one genomic window encodes:
- the LOC128154527 gene encoding receptor-type tyrosine-protein phosphatase V-like isoform X4: MRPPLLLLLLLVLWVPRLLGTLAEGEGCNRTARAGLEGQDARSDTGTLLNLSVSDHGRSDSLLLSWDEPEGGAEGYSLALSSLGSGTPLQNGSAGPNITSFWFHGLTPGMRYEIEVTATLACTETTSQTVTAQTSPSPVRNLSLSSSGSSAMLHASWAHAHGQREGYHLALYHSDSQTLVRNASILPNASTFLFDGLLAGSEYALKVSTLAGSSRASTSIHQWTAPTIPTQLRLSPGSSTSLIASWMGAAGAAWLHLALHNLLTQTVTTTLSARRGLTSYTFQHLHPGTQYWLGLSATAGPYTVAGPNATAWTYPLSPGNVTLSSAEEQSSLQARWSAPAGERDFYLVTLQEGEHGAPTRNISVSGDNGHVTFHGLSPGKQYSVQVTAVAGPYQASARSTAAWTQPLAPSGVSLSSQGSPYSLLASWEEAMGEGYVLGLSPMEHPMKNSSLLKGVTNFTYEGLRPGTLYTFEVSTVAGPYTSSPRRITNWTYPLPPEQLTLSNQGHSTSLQASWRAAPAGSTGYTGTLWETKSQERVRNMTVGTNWTNVTFEDLVPGRQYTLEMAAMAGPYRSPVRSATDWTYPLAPAGVTLTNTRRPLGLSAFWDKAAGDVDQFHLQLYSKSHPAQRNISVGPNTHNFTFLGLSPGIQYFLKVTVLAGPYRSSSHFATEWTYPLSLANVTVQPGRRPQELHVSWVESGGGRDHLVQLSVAESLSIIRNVSVPRGVTQLDLEGLVPGSRYRVEIISQAGPHRTSSQTAIGYTVPLPPLSLSASPVSTAWALTVHWETPPGQRDRYLLSVNEEGSSAPKRNLEAGKDSTNVTLAQLEPGTCYLVGIWAVAGPYHSLPKNITGCTVPAAPTNLILTNPGSSSELFMCWNKPPGRRDHYRVILYSLSNQGRDRVQTLSPDAQNTTWTHLEAGTRFAVQVTAVKGSFEASSTNVTQWTYPLAPANLTLSSPSASALQASWAAVGQGAEGYVVDVYDTASSSRVGHTVLGGDARSHIFRNLNPGTRYSVAVRATAGPFHTSTPNLTHCTRPLPPAAVHWLSMGHPDRLSTSWGAAAGQRDGYTLTLYHAQLGTIAATASLRRDTHNFTFMGLTPGYEYSLEASATAGPYQAAAPNISGWTRPLPPAAVRLLSTGHPDRLSASWGAAAGGRDGYALTLYHAQLGTVAATTSLGRDTHNFTFMGLAPGSKYVLEVVSTAGPYQTPAGNVSNWTYPLAPRNVYMTNQGYPNRLSTSWRAEPQGQDSYRLLLYHWGSGIVAANVSVGKGTRKFTFSGLAPGHKYLLEVVSMAGPYAASAGNISDWTTPSVPKNLSVVAEGNNTMLISWGSVSEEQDECQLWLRDPRNSTLPWRQALGRGQVQHLLQGLIPGRNYSVSLSCVAGPYWSSTKPLAVPMEPNPVEDVQCLPESRSLYLNWTSSPGDVEAYEVVAERLSDGPSTSKYVMSIPMSEASLEGLGPNSSYRIFVSTVGMNTMRSQAVTLLCNTTVEALPPPLRADIFQVEASSTVIISSDLFSEENGQIEYYGVIATTNDSLLRPTQEIMSSTWYDHYYGKEDSYLAVLIPNPFHPSPRSSPETWRVSVGTEECGQSRATCNGKLKANEQYRFSIAAFTKYDPVAPAVTFTMFSAAGSGADTTPLSMPIITGIIVGFLLTLAAIFVLVYWKQLRAKRTKKSSLPQEMVTYSLRNVCRPIPIQNFKQYYEMKTASGNHAFFQEFEELKEVGKEQPKVEAELPANVSKNRYPHVLPYDHSRVKLRQLGEDPHSDYINANFMPGYTSQQEFIATQGPLKKTIEDFWRLVWEQNVCNIIMLTVCMENGRSPGMMRPTQVLFSGGG, from the exons ATGAGaccaccgctgctgctgctgctgctgcttgtcctGTGGGTGCCGCGGCTCCTGGGAACCCTGGCAGAG GGTGAGGGGTGCAACCGGACAGCACGGGCAGGGTTGGAGGGACAGGATGCACGCAGTGATACAG GGACCCTCCTGAACCTCAGCGTGAGTGACCATGGCCGGTCAGACTCCCTCCTTCTGTCCTGGGATGAGCCAGAGGGGGGTGCTGAGGGATATTCGCTCGCCCTCTCCTCCCTGGGGTCAGGCACACCGCTGCAGAATGGATCTGCTGGACCCAACATCACCAGCTTCTGGTTCCACGGGCTGACCCCTGGCATGCGCTATGAGATTGAGGTGACAGCCACGCTTGCCTGCACGGAGACCACCAGCCAGACAGTCACAGCACAGACAA GTCCTTCACCCGTCCGCAACCTGAGCCTGAGCAGCAGCGGGAGCTCTGCCATGCTGCATGCCTCCTGGGCGCACGCCCACGGCCAGCGAGAGGGCTACCACCTTGCCCTCTACCACAGCGACTCCCAGACGCTAGTGAGAAATGCGTCCATCCTGCCAAACGCCTCCACGTTCCTGTTTGACGGGTTGCTGGCTGGCAGCGAGTACGCCTTGAAGGTCAGCACGCTGGCTGGATCCAGCCGGGCAAGCACAAGTATCCACCAGTGGACAG CTCCCACCATCCCCACCCAGCTGAGGCTCAGCCCGGGCTCCAGCACCAGCCTCATTGCCTCCTGGATGGGTGCTGcgggggctgcctggctgcaccTTGCACTCCACAACCTCCTCACCCAGACGGTGACCACGACCCTGTCAGCCAGGAGGGGCctcaccagctacaccttccagcATCTCCACCCCGGCACCCAGTACTGGCTGGGGCTCAGCGCCACAGCTGGGCCCTACACCGTGGCTGGGCCCAATGCCACTGCTTGGACAT ACCCCCTGAGCCCTGGCAATGTGACCCTGAGCAgtgcagaggagcagagctcCTTGCAGGCTCGCTGGAGCGCCCCAGCGGGAGAGAGAGACTTCTACCTGGTGACACTGCAGGAGGGAGAGCATGGTGCTCCAACAAGGAACATTTCCGTCAGCGGAGACAACGGTCATGTCACCTTCCATGGGTTGAGCCCCGGGAAGCAATACTCTGTCCAGGTGACGGCGGTGGCTGGGCCTTACCAGGCATCAGCCCGCAGCACAGCAGCCTGGACAC AGCCGCTAGCACCATCTGGTGTGAGTCTGTCCAGCCAGGGGAGCCCCTACAGCCTACTAgccagctgggaggaggcaaTGGGAGAGGGCTATGTGCTGGGCCTCAGCCCCATGGAGCACCCCATGAAGAACAGCTCGTTGCTCAAAGGTGTCACCAACTTCACCTACGAGGGCCTCCGCCCTGGGACCCTTTACACCTTTGAGGTCAGCACTGTGGCTGGCCCCTACACATCCTCACCCCGGCGCATCACCAACTGGACAT ATCCTTTGCCCCCGGAGCAGCTGACCCTCAGCAATCAGGGCCACAGCACCTCTCTGCAAGCCTCCTGGAGAGCAGCTCCCGCTGGCAGTACTGGCTACACAGGCACCCTCTGGGAAACCAAGTCCCAGGAGCGGGTCAGGAACATGACTGTGGGGACCAACTGGACGAATGTCACCTTTGAGGACCTGGTCCCCGGGCGACAGTATACACTGGAGATGGCTGCTATGGCTGGACCTTACAGATCCCCTGTGCGATCAGCCACAGACTGGACGT ACCCCCTGGCTCCAGCCGGCGTGACCCTGACCAACACCCGACGCCCGCTGGGACTCTCTGCCTTCTGGGACAAGGCTGCTGGTGATGTGGACCAGTTCCACCTCCAGCTCTACAGCAAGAGCCATCCAGCGCAGAGGAACATCTCAGTGGGGCCAAACACCCACAACTTTACGTTCCTGGGGCTGTCCCCTGGCATTCAGTACTTCCTGAAGGTGACCGTCCTTGCTGGCCCATACAGATCCTCATCACACTTTGCCACCGAGTGGACAT ATCCACTGTCTCTGGCTAACGTGACTGTACAGCCTGGCCGGAGACCCCAGGAGCTACATGTGAGCTGGGTGGAGTCAGGCGGTGGCAGAGACCACTTGGTACAGCTCTCGGTGGCTGAGTCCCTGTCCATCATCAGGAATGTGTCCGTCCCCCGTGGAGTCACCCAGCTTGACCTGGAGGGGCTGGTGCCAGGGTCCCGATACCGTGTGGAGATAATTTCTCAGGCTGGGCCTCATCGCACCTCCTCTCAGACTGCCATTGGCTACACTG TCCCACTACCTCCTCTTTCCCTGTCGGCAAGCCCTGTCAGTACTGCCTGGGCTTTGACTGTGCACTGGGAGACTCCTCCTGGGCAGAGGGATAGGTACCTGCTCAGTGTGAACGAGGAGGGCTCTTCTGCACCAAAAAGGAACCTGGAAGCAGGGAAGGACAGCACCAATGTCACCCTGGCACAGCTGGAACCAGGAACTTGCTACCTTGTTGGAATCTGGGCAGTAGCCGGACCCTATCACTCTCTCCCCAAGAACATCACTGGCTGCACAG TTCCTGCTGCACCGACAAACCTGATCCTTACTAACCCAGGCAGCTCCTCAGAGCTTTTCATGTGCTGGAACAAGCCCCCCGGCAGGAGGGACCACTACCGCGTTATTCTGTATAGCCTCAGCAACCAGGGCAGGGATCGGGTCCAGACCTTGAGTCCAGATGCCCAGAACACCACCTGGACTCACTTGGAGGCAGGCACCAGGTTTGCTGTGCAGGTCACTGCTGTGAAAGGTTCATTTGAAGCCTCCTCCACCAATGTCACCCAATGGACAT ATCCCTTGGCCCCTGCCAACCTCACCCTGAGCAGCCCCTCTGCATCTGCGCTGCAGGCCTCCTGGGCAGCAGTGGGGCAAGGAGCAGAAGGCTACGTAGTGGATGTGTATGACACAGCCTCCAGCAGTCGTGTTGGGCACACGGTACTGGGTGGGGATGCCAGGAGCCACATCTTCAGGAACCTGAACCCTGGCACCCGCTACAGTGTGGCAGTGAGGGCCACAGCTGGGCCCTTCCACACCAGTACCCCCAACCTCACCCACTGCACAC GCCCGCTGCCCCCGGCTGCTGTGCACTGGCTGAGCATGGGGCATCCTGACAGGCTGAGCACATCCTGGGGAGCCGCAGCTGGGCAGCGAGATGGCTACACGCTGACGCTGTACCATGCACAGCTGGGCACCATAGCAGCTACAGCCTCACTCAGGAGAGACACCCACAACTTCACCTTCATGGGCCTGACCCCAGGATATGAGTACTCCCTGGAGGCCAGTGCCACAGCTGGACCATaccaggcagcagcacccaaCATCAGTGGCTGGACAC GCCCACTGCCCCCAGCTGCCGTGCGCTTGCTGAGCACGGGGCACCCTGACAGGCTGAGTGCgtcctggggagcagcagccggGGGCCGAGACGGCTATGCACTGACCCTGTACCACGCGCAGCTGGGCACTGTGGCAGCTACGACCTCACTTGGGAGAGACACCCACAACTTCACCTTTATGGGACTGGCCCCAGGAAGCAAGTATGTGCTAGAGGTGGTGTCCACGGCTGGGCCCTACCAGACACCTGCAGGGAATGTCAGCAACTGGACGT ACCCCCTGGCACCCCGGAATGTGTACATGACAAACCAGGGGTATCCCAACAGGCTGAGCACATCCTGGAGAGCTGAACcccaaggacaagacagttacaGGCTCCTCCTGTATCATTGGGGATCAGGTATTGTGGCAGCCAATGTATCTGTTGGGAAAGGCACCCGCAAATTCACCTTTTCTGGCCTGGCTCCAGGACACAAATACCTGCTGGAAGTGGTGTCCATGGCAGGGCCCTACGCAGCCTCCGCGGGGAACATCAGCGACTGGACAA CCCCCTCAGTTCCCAAAAATCTCTCTGTGGTGGCTGAAGGGAACAACACGATGCTCATCTCCTGGGGCAGCGTCTCTGAAGAGCAGGACGAATGCCAGCTGTGGCTGCGGGATCCCAGGAACAGCACGCTGCCGTGGCGGCAGGCCCTTGGCAGAGGGCAAGTTCAGCACCTCCTCCAGGGGCTGATCCCAGGGAGGAACTACTCTGTCTCCTTGAGCTGCGTGGCTGGGCCCTACTGGAGCAGCACCAAACCCTTGGCAGTGCCAATGG AGCCAAACCCAGTGGAGGATGTGCAATGCCTACCAGAGTCAAGGAGCCTTTACTTGAACTGGACCAGCTCTCCTGGAGATGTGGAGGCTTATGAGGTGGTGGCAGAGAGACTCTCTGATGGACCTTCCACCTCCAAGTATGTCATGAGCATCCCTATGAGCGAGGCCAGTCTGGAGGGGCTGGGGCCAAACTCATCCTACCGAATCTTTGTGAGCACAGTGGGCATGAACACAATGAGGAGCCAGGCTGTGACTCTGCTCTGCAACACAACAGTGGAGG CCCTGCCTCCACCCCTGCGAGCAGACATCTTCCAGGTGGAGGCCAGCTCCACGGTTATCATTTCATCTGACCTGTTCAGCGAGGAGAATGGCCAGATCGAGTATTACGGTGTCATTGCTACCACTAATGATTCAT TGCTGAGGCCCACCCAGGAAATCATGTCCAGCACATGGTATGACCACTATTATGGGAAAGAGGACTCCTACCTGGCTGTGCTAATCCCCAATCCCTTCCATCCGAGCCCCAGGAGCTCCCCTGAAACCTGGCGAGTGTCAGTGGGAACAGAGGAGTGCGGCCAGTCCAGGGCAACATGCAACGGGAAGCTGAAAGCCAACGAACAGTACAG GTTCAGCATCGCTGCCTTCACCAAATATGACCCAGTAGCCCCTGCAGTGACATTCACCATGTTCTCAG CTGCTGGATCCGGTGCAGACACAACTCCACTATCAATGCCAATAATCACTGGAATCATTGTGGGATTTCTCTTGACACTTGcagctatttttgttttggtcTACTGGAAACAGCTCAGAGCAAAGAG AACCAAGAAGAGCAGCCTGCCCCAGGAAATGGTGACCTACAGCTTGAG GAACGTATGTCGGCCAATTCCCATACAGAACTTCAAGCAGTACTATGAGATGAAGACAGCAAGTGGTAACCATGCTTTTTTCCAGGAGTTTGAG GAGCTGAAGGAAGTTGGGAAGGAGCAGCCGAAGGTGGAGGCTGAGCTACCAGCAAATGTCTCCAAGAACAGATATCCCCATGTGCTGCCCT ATGATCACTCTCGGGTCAAGCTGAGGCAACTCGGGGAGGATCCACACTCAGACTATATCAATGCCAACTTCATGCCT GGCTATACATCCCAGCAGGAGTTCATTGCCACCCAGGGGCCCCTGAAGAAAACAATAGAGGACTTCTGGAGGCTGGTGTGGGAGCAGAACGTCTGCAACATCATCATGCTGACAGTGTGCATGGAGAATGGGCGG TCTCCAGGGATGATGAGACCCACACAGGTCCTTTTCTCTGGAGGAGGCTGA